Proteins co-encoded in one Bacteroidota bacterium genomic window:
- the flgN gene encoding flagellar export chaperone FlgN has product MSSSENVPATVRPQPAVESLLKTLDQEGEAVERLAEALGEQLAALQTNHQETLMDATDEASRAVSEMHRLRQVRERQTRLLARLLHVKASSSGELAEALATHSQPLADRLRTAHEALRARVHATREQSDELAFALHVAAHIGREMLLAWQHAEAPSRVYTAGGTGSDVTPPRPFVNHLG; this is encoded by the coding sequence ATGTCCTCCTCCGAAAACGTACCCGCTACCGTACGACCGCAGCCTGCGGTAGAGTCGCTGCTCAAGACGCTAGACCAGGAAGGCGAAGCGGTCGAGCGGCTCGCCGAAGCCCTCGGCGAGCAGCTCGCCGCCCTCCAGACGAACCACCAGGAGACGCTCATGGACGCCACCGACGAGGCCAGCCGCGCCGTCAGCGAGATGCACCGCCTGCGCCAGGTGCGGGAGCGCCAGACCCGCCTCCTGGCGCGTCTTCTCCACGTAAAGGCCTCTAGCTCCGGCGAACTGGCCGAGGCCCTGGCCACCCACAGCCAGCCGCTCGCAGACCGGCTCCGGACGGCCCACGAGGCCCTGCGAGCGCGTGTGCACGCCACGCGGGAGCAGTCCGACGAGCTCGCCTTCGCACTCCACGTCGCCGCCCACATCGGGCGCGAGATGCTCCTCGCTTGGCAGCACGCCGAGGCCCCGAGCCGGGTCTACACTGCGGGCGGCACGGGGTCCGACGTTACGCCGCCCCGCCCCTTCGTCAACCACCTCGGGTGA
- a CDS encoding metal-dependent hydrolase — protein sequence MTLTYYGHAAFQIETGGLDGASPVTLLFDPFISGNGHAEGIVAADDLAPDVVLLTHAHGDHWGDAPSILQRTNALLVANYEIVTYAGREHGHENAQPMNTGGAFDFGWGRVVQTYARHSSSFPDGTYGGNPNGYILEIGGKTVYITGDTCYFGEMARIGEAYDIDLCILPVGDVVTMGPDEAVACVEVLKPALSLPVHYGTFPFLTGTPDAFAEKARAAGFEARSLKPGETLTL from the coding sequence ATGACCCTCACCTACTACGGCCACGCCGCCTTCCAGATCGAGACCGGCGGTTTGGACGGGGCCTCGCCCGTCACGCTGCTCTTCGACCCTTTCATCTCCGGCAACGGCCACGCCGAAGGCATCGTCGCGGCGGACGACCTCGCGCCCGACGTGGTCCTCCTGACCCACGCCCACGGCGACCACTGGGGCGACGCGCCGAGCATTCTTCAGCGCACGAATGCGCTCCTCGTCGCCAACTATGAGATCGTGACCTACGCCGGCCGCGAGCACGGGCACGAGAACGCGCAGCCGATGAATACCGGCGGTGCGTTCGACTTCGGGTGGGGCCGCGTGGTCCAGACCTACGCCCGGCACTCGTCGTCCTTCCCTGACGGCACCTACGGCGGCAACCCGAACGGCTACATCCTGGAGATCGGGGGCAAGACGGTCTACATCACCGGCGACACCTGCTACTTCGGCGAGATGGCGCGCATCGGCGAGGCCTACGACATCGACCTCTGCATCCTGCCCGTCGGCGACGTGGTGACGATGGGGCCGGACGAGGCGGTGGCCTGCGTCGAGGTCCTGAAGCCGGCGCTGTCGCTGCCGGTCCACTACGGCACATTCCCGTTCCTGACGGGCACGCCGGACGCGTTCGCCGAGAAAGCGCGCGCGGCCGGGTTCGAGGCGCGTTCGCTGAAGCCCGGGGAAACGCTTACCTTGTAG
- a CDS encoding LamG-like jellyroll fold domain-containing protein: METDRTVHALDAEQQVNAFFHWPGSEPIEGLQLELPPEWTVERVQAVYARASVPVEAEVQAPAGTRPRAVTAEPLRGAQTFVVSLTVGARLGYQEVRVAPLLPGRAERAAAIPWQAYVREALPVGRNRAFHLDGETPPVALRRRALPSLDPREPLTMEFWLRTLGVHETVLSTWDGDEDRPYPLEFVVDGHGRLAVYRGRPGHHEKMQSDAPVADGAWHHVALVNDPLAERARLFVDGLRVDSLQSSEQAGMLNTMSLALGGRPERPGAMSSRRFSGYLDEFRLWSAARPAVDIRRTMRVPLEEAAAGVFRLGFDAPLPADVLVTVPDAVLRVPSNLSFTFPVEALEASVQQGIVTLTWQTKNRRATEFQVERSSDGQRFEAVGTVRAAESVGESVDGSVRFAHTDLPPEGRVLYYRVRQVTPGEPERVSGAFKLGLGAEAATALIVGNSPNPFQASTTITYELARSVPVRLSVWDVAGTRVASLVDETLPAGRHEYRFTADGLPSGIYFVRLETPDGSAAHKLTLTR; the protein is encoded by the coding sequence TTGGAGACTGATAGGACGGTCCACGCCCTGGACGCGGAGCAGCAGGTCAACGCGTTTTTCCACTGGCCCGGCAGCGAGCCCATCGAAGGGCTCCAGCTAGAGCTTCCGCCGGAGTGGACGGTGGAGCGCGTGCAGGCGGTCTACGCCCGCGCCTCCGTCCCGGTCGAGGCCGAGGTGCAAGCACCCGCCGGAACCCGGCCGCGCGCCGTGACGGCCGAGCCGCTACGCGGCGCGCAGACCTTCGTCGTCAGCCTGACGGTAGGTGCAAGGCTCGGGTACCAGGAGGTCCGCGTCGCCCCTCTCCTGCCGGGGCGTGCTGAGCGCGCCGCCGCTATCCCGTGGCAGGCCTACGTGCGCGAGGCGCTCCCAGTGGGCCGCAACCGCGCCTTCCACCTCGACGGCGAGACGCCGCCGGTCGCGCTGCGCCGCCGCGCCCTTCCCTCGCTCGACCCGCGCGAGCCCCTCACGATGGAGTTCTGGCTGCGCACGCTGGGCGTGCACGAGACGGTGCTCTCGACGTGGGACGGAGACGAGGACCGGCCCTACCCGCTGGAGTTCGTCGTGGACGGGCACGGCCGCCTCGCGGTGTACCGAGGCCGCCCGGGCCACCATGAGAAGATGCAATCAGACGCGCCCGTGGCTGACGGAGCGTGGCACCACGTCGCCCTCGTGAACGACCCGCTGGCTGAGCGCGCCCGGCTGTTCGTAGACGGGCTACGCGTGGATTCCCTGCAGAGCAGCGAGCAGGCGGGGATGCTCAACACGATGTCGCTCGCCCTCGGAGGACGCCCGGAGCGGCCGGGGGCCATGTCGTCCCGCCGCTTCTCGGGCTACCTCGACGAGTTCCGCCTGTGGAGCGCGGCCCGCCCGGCCGTCGACATCCGGCGCACGATGCGCGTCCCGCTGGAGGAAGCTGCGGCCGGTGTGTTCCGCCTCGGATTCGACGCGCCGCTCCCGGCCGACGTGCTGGTAACCGTCCCCGACGCCGTCCTCCGCGTGCCCTCGAACCTGTCGTTCACCTTCCCCGTCGAGGCGCTCGAAGCGTCCGTGCAGCAGGGGATCGTCACGCTGACCTGGCAGACCAAGAACCGCCGGGCCACCGAGTTCCAGGTCGAGCGCTCGTCCGACGGGCAGCGCTTCGAGGCAGTCGGGACGGTGCGGGCCGCCGAGTCCGTCGGCGAGAGCGTCGACGGCAGCGTCCGCTTCGCCCACACCGACCTGCCGCCGGAGGGGCGGGTGCTCTACTACCGCGTCCGGCAGGTGACGCCGGGCGAGCCGGAGCGCGTCTCGGGGGCCTTCAAGCTCGGCCTCGGGGCCGAGGCCGCCACCGCCCTCATCGTCGGCAACTCGCCCAACCCGTTCCAGGCCAGCACCACGATCACGTACGAACTCGCGCGCTCCGTGCCGGTCCGGCTCTCGGTGTGGGACGTGGCCGGCACGCGCGTCGCCTCGCTCGTCGACGAGACGCTCCCCGCCGGGCGCCACGAGTACCGCTTCACGGCGGACGGCTTGCCGAGTGGCATCTACTTCGTCCGCCTGGAGACCCCCGACGGCAGCGCCGCCCACAAGCTGACGCTGACGCGGTAG
- a CDS encoding flagellar hook-basal body protein, giving the protein MLFRLRNAAASMSEMNRQQERTANNLANANTVGFQRDRTFTDVISRLVDDEDNPTSQRTITPWSDPQRGAFEATGNPLDVALGGEGFFVVTDAAGQTRYTRAGRLQPTPDGTLMTPDGFTIQGTDGPLRLPPDAGPVTVSADGAVRAGEQDIGALRTVRFAEGTAFERFDGATFGTDAEPEALDAPDVRHGVVETSNVNPMAEMTDMITHFRLFESQQKMLQTTDQALGLVTRDLGKF; this is encoded by the coding sequence ATGCTCTTTCGACTTCGCAACGCTGCCGCCTCCATGTCGGAGATGAACCGGCAGCAGGAACGCACCGCGAACAACCTCGCCAACGCCAACACGGTCGGCTTCCAGCGCGACCGGACGTTCACCGACGTCATCAGCCGGCTCGTCGACGACGAGGACAACCCCACCAGCCAGCGCACTATTACGCCTTGGAGCGACCCGCAGCGCGGGGCCTTCGAGGCGACGGGCAACCCGCTCGACGTGGCGCTCGGCGGCGAGGGCTTCTTCGTCGTCACCGACGCGGCGGGCCAGACGCGCTACACCCGCGCCGGACGCCTCCAGCCGACCCCAGACGGCACCCTGATGACGCCGGACGGCTTCACGATCCAGGGCACCGACGGCCCGCTCCGGCTCCCGCCCGACGCCGGCCCCGTTACGGTCTCCGCCGACGGCGCGGTCCGCGCGGGCGAGCAGGACATCGGGGCGCTCCGCACGGTGCGCTTCGCCGAGGGCACCGCCTTCGAGCGCTTCGACGGGGCCACGTTCGGGACCGACGCCGAGCCGGAAGCGCTCGACGCGCCCGACGTCCGCCACGGGGTCGTCGAGACGAGCAACGTCAACCCGATGGCCGAGATGACCGACATGATCACCCACTTCCGCCTCTTCGAGTCGCAGCAGAAGATGCTCCAGACCACCGACCAGGCCCTCGGCCTCGTCACCCGCGACCTCGGAAAGTTCTAG
- the flgG gene encoding flagellar basal-body rod protein FlgG: MLRALRTAALGMSAQQRGVDNTANNLANANTTGYKRSSVVFHDLLYQNVRMGGEEAGGADPASMQMGHGATAVATVRNFVQGSLAETGNPLDLAVNGDGFFQVRKPDGQIAFTRDGTFALSADGELVTQNGLLIEPDISVPPEASRINVSQDGIVTARLAGEPEPVELGQLELARFANPGGLGSLGGNLFEQTDASGEPTIGLPGEDGLGMLSQGFLETANVEVVQEMVNLITAQRAYELNSKMVTTSEEMLQIANNVKR; this comes from the coding sequence ATGCTTCGAGCCCTCCGCACGGCCGCCCTCGGGATGAGCGCCCAGCAGCGCGGCGTGGACAACACCGCGAACAACCTCGCCAACGCCAACACGACCGGCTACAAGCGCTCGTCGGTCGTCTTCCACGACCTCCTCTACCAGAACGTCCGCATGGGCGGCGAGGAAGCCGGCGGGGCCGACCCCGCCTCGATGCAGATGGGGCACGGCGCGACGGCCGTGGCGACGGTCCGCAACTTCGTCCAGGGCAGCCTCGCCGAGACCGGCAACCCGCTCGACCTCGCCGTCAACGGCGACGGCTTCTTCCAGGTCCGCAAGCCCGACGGCCAGATCGCCTTCACGCGCGACGGCACGTTCGCGCTCAGCGCCGACGGCGAACTCGTCACCCAGAACGGCCTCCTGATCGAACCCGACATCTCGGTTCCGCCCGAGGCGTCCCGCATCAACGTCAGCCAGGACGGCATCGTGACGGCGCGCCTCGCGGGCGAGCCGGAGCCGGTCGAACTCGGGCAGCTCGAGCTGGCGCGGTTCGCCAACCCCGGCGGGCTGGGCAGCCTCGGCGGCAACCTCTTCGAGCAGACCGACGCCAGCGGCGAGCCGACGATCGGCCTCCCCGGCGAGGACGGCCTCGGGATGCTGAGCCAGGGCTTCCTGGAGACGGCCAACGTGGAGGTGGTCCAGGAGATGGTCAACCTCATCACCGCGCAGCGGGCCTACGAGCTGAACTCGAAGATGGTCACGACGAGCGAGGAGATGCTCCAGATCGCCAACAACGTCAAACGATGA
- a CDS encoding flagellar basal body P-ring protein FlgI, which translates to MPRRFLPILAILLLLGGDALAQSTGTARLKDLVVLEGAAPVQLTGYGLVVGLDRTGDRVRGRRGAPHTVQSITNMLQAFGITVDPALLSARNAAAVMVTATMDPFSGPGGQLDVTVSALGDARSLSGGVLLQTPLLDPMRSQLHVMAQGPVSTGTVVAANLGASARTGPTNTGRVPGGGLVVVGTSASVAGTDLGLVLKQPDFTNATAVAEAVNSLLPGAATVTHAGLVRVDASGDEGGAVGLMAKLEALSVTVDVPARIVINERTGTIVAGGNVRISEVMVTYGGLVISTETEPFVSQPAPLSNGQTVAGEVGRAGIEQEVARSVVLQPNTDVAELAAALNELGLAARDVISIFQAIDRAGALQGELVIL; encoded by the coding sequence ATGCCTCGACGCTTCCTCCCCATCCTCGCCATCCTCCTGCTGCTCGGCGGCGACGCCCTCGCCCAGAGCACCGGCACGGCCCGGCTCAAGGACCTCGTCGTGCTCGAAGGGGCCGCCCCGGTCCAGCTCACCGGCTACGGGCTCGTCGTCGGCCTCGACCGGACGGGCGACCGGGTGCGCGGGCGGCGCGGCGCGCCCCACACGGTGCAGAGCATCACCAACATGCTCCAAGCCTTCGGGATCACCGTCGACCCGGCCCTGCTCTCGGCGCGCAACGCGGCGGCGGTGATGGTGACCGCGACGATGGACCCGTTCAGCGGCCCCGGCGGCCAACTCGACGTGACGGTCTCCGCGCTCGGCGACGCGCGCTCGCTCTCCGGCGGCGTGCTCCTCCAGACCCCGCTGCTCGACCCGATGCGGTCCCAGCTCCACGTCATGGCCCAGGGGCCGGTCTCGACGGGCACCGTGGTGGCGGCCAACCTCGGCGCGAGCGCCCGCACGGGTCCGACCAACACCGGGCGCGTCCCCGGCGGCGGCCTCGTCGTCGTCGGCACGTCGGCGTCGGTGGCGGGCACCGACCTCGGCCTCGTCCTCAAGCAGCCCGACTTCACGAACGCGACGGCCGTCGCCGAGGCGGTCAACAGCCTCCTGCCGGGAGCCGCGACCGTCACCCACGCCGGGCTGGTGCGCGTGGACGCCTCCGGCGACGAGGGCGGTGCGGTCGGCCTGATGGCAAAGCTCGAAGCGCTCAGCGTGACGGTCGACGTGCCGGCGCGCATCGTGATCAACGAGCGGACTGGGACGATCGTCGCCGGCGGCAACGTCCGCATCAGCGAGGTCATGGTGACCTACGGCGGCCTCGTGATCTCGACCGAGACCGAGCCCTTCGTCTCGCAACCCGCCCCGCTCTCGAACGGCCAGACGGTCGCGGGCGAGGTGGGCCGCGCCGGGATCGAGCAGGAAGTCGCCCGCAGCGTCGTCCTCCAGCCCAACACCGACGTCGCCGAGCTCGCCGCGGCGCTCAACGAGCTCGGCCTCGCCGCGCGCGACGTGATCTCCATCTTCCAAGCCATCGACCGTGCCGGCGCGCTACAAGGCGAACTGGTGATTCTGTGA
- a CDS encoding flagellar basal body L-ring protein FlgH translates to MPIRLIIVALLLSLGPAAAAQSLFADPKASQPGDPITIVLAERTSASSVSQFEDRSQARLSGNANVNGGSITGQFALGTNMSQDQEAESQAVQRDLLSGTITALVVSVDSTGNLQIAGERSLHVNGVTHLMRVEGTVRPLDVTYNNTVLSFQIANASVDYRQKGLRHKFFRPGTILKIGAAALVGAAIALSSQ, encoded by the coding sequence ATGCCCATCCGCCTCATCATCGTCGCGCTCCTGCTCAGCCTCGGGCCTGCCGCCGCAGCCCAGTCCCTCTTCGCCGACCCGAAGGCGTCGCAGCCCGGCGACCCGATCACGATCGTTCTCGCCGAGCGGACGTCGGCCTCCAGCGTGAGCCAGTTCGAGGACCGCTCGCAGGCCAGGCTCAGCGGCAACGCCAACGTCAACGGTGGCAGCATCACCGGGCAGTTCGCGCTTGGGACGAACATGAGCCAGGACCAGGAGGCCGAGAGCCAGGCCGTCCAGCGCGACCTCCTCAGTGGGACCATCACCGCCCTCGTCGTGTCGGTCGACAGCACGGGCAACCTGCAGATCGCGGGCGAGCGCTCGCTCCACGTCAACGGCGTCACGCATCTGATGAGGGTCGAGGGCACAGTGCGCCCGCTCGACGTGACCTACAACAACACGGTCCTCTCCTTCCAGATCGCCAACGCGAGCGTGGACTACCGCCAGAAGGGGCTGCGCCACAAGTTCTTCCGCCCCGGCACGATCCTCAAGATCGGAGCCGCCGCGCTCGTCGGGGCCGCCATCGCCCTCAGCAGCCAGTGA
- the flgA gene encoding flagellar basal body P-ring formation chaperone FlgA, with protein MVLWLALLLTALAAPGDPPGLQAVVERALAEQFPADAEQLRVRVLRTGGDVSAPPLRITLPAGSGLPRGHTQVDVLTSTPDGWQKTGWALLRIAHFDSVVVARRTVRRGEAVATADLGTAWLETTAFHGEPLRAADLRTFDGDLFAGRTLREGRALRRGDLRPAYAADTGDTVTMHYRRGGVAFSVPCHARAPGAVGDAVRLFSPSTGTTYRARLTAPGEASWIATL; from the coding sequence ATGGTCCTCTGGCTTGCCCTGCTGCTGACCGCGCTCGCCGCGCCCGGTGATCCGCCAGGCCTGCAGGCCGTGGTCGAGCGCGCCCTCGCCGAGCAGTTTCCTGCAGACGCCGAGCAGCTCCGCGTCCGCGTCCTCCGCACCGGCGGCGACGTGAGCGCCCCGCCGCTCCGCATCACGCTCCCTGCTGGGTCGGGCCTGCCGCGCGGGCACACCCAGGTCGATGTGCTGACCAGCACGCCGGACGGCTGGCAGAAGACCGGGTGGGCCCTTCTCCGCATCGCCCACTTCGACTCGGTCGTCGTGGCCCGGCGCACGGTGCGGCGCGGCGAGGCCGTGGCGACGGCCGACCTCGGCACGGCGTGGCTGGAGACGACAGCGTTCCACGGCGAGCCACTGCGCGCAGCCGACCTCCGCACCTTCGACGGTGACCTTTTCGCCGGCCGGACGCTGCGCGAGGGCCGGGCGCTCCGCCGGGGCGACCTCCGCCCGGCCTACGCCGCCGACACGGGCGACACCGTGACGATGCACTACCGGCGCGGCGGGGTTGCCTTCTCGGTCCCCTGCCACGCCCGCGCGCCCGGTGCCGTCGGCGACGCCGTCCGCCTCTTCTCGCCGTCTACCGGCACCACCTACCGCGCCCGCCTCACCGCGCCCGGCGAGGCTTCGTGGATCGCCACGCTCTAA